A genomic segment from Castor canadensis chromosome 1, mCasCan1.hap1v2, whole genome shotgun sequence encodes:
- the Fut9 gene encoding 4-galactosyl-N-acetylglucosaminide 3-alpha-L-fucosyltransferase 9 isoform X1 — translation MSCKEYLHHNTEKIMTSTSKGILRPFLIVCIILGCFMACLLIYIKPTNSWIFSPMESASSVLKMKNFFSTKTDYFNETTILVWVWPFGQTFDLTSCQAMFNIQGCHLTTDRSLYNKSHAVLIHHRDISWDLTNLPQQARPPFQKWIWMNLESPTHTPQKSGIEHLFNLTLTYRRDSDIQVPYGFLTVSTNPFVFEVPSKEKLVCWVVSNWNPEHARVKYYNELSKSIEIHTYGQAFGEYVNDKNLIPTISTCKFYLSFENSIHKDYITEKLYNAFLAGSVPVVLGPSRENYENYIPADSFIHVEDYNSPSELAKYLKEVDKNNKLYLSYFNWRKDFTVNLPRFWESHACLACDHVKRHQEYKSVGNLEKWFWN, via the coding sequence AAAAAATTATGACATCAACATCCAAAGGAATTCTCCGCCCATTTTTAATTGTCTGCATTATCCTGGGCTGCTTCATGGCATGTCTGCTTATTTATATCAAGCCCACCAATAGCTGGATCTTCAGCCCAATGGAGTCTGCCAGCTcagtactgaaaatgaaaaatttcttttCCACAAAAACTGATTATTTTAATGAAACTACTATTCTGGTGTGGGTGTGGCCATTTGGGCAGACCTTTGACCTTACATCCTGCCAAGCAATGTTCAACATCCAAGGATGTCATCTCACAACAGACCGGTCACTGTACAACAAATCTCACGCGGTCCTGATACATCACCGAGATATCAGTTGGGATCTCACTAATTTACCCCAGCAGGCCAGGCCACCCTTCCAGAAATGGATTTGGATGAATTTGGAATCACCAACTCATACTCCCCAGAAGAGTGGCATTGAGCATTTGTTCAATCTGACTCTAACTTACCGCCGCGATTCGGATATCCAGGTGCCTTATGGCTTCTTGACGGTGAGCACAAACCCCTTCGTGTTTGAAGTGCCAAGCAAAGAGAAGTTGGTGTGCTGGGTTGTAAGTAACTGGAACCCTGAACATGCCAGAGTCAAGTATTACAATGAGCTAAGCAAGAGTATTGAAATCCATACCTATGGGCAAGCATTCGGAGAATATGTGAATGACAAAAATTTGATTCCTACCATATCTACTTgcaaattttatctttcttttgaaaactcaATCCACAAAGATTACATCACAGAAAAGCTTTACAATGCTTTTTTGGCTGGGTCAGTACCTGTTGTTTTGGGACCATCTAGGGAAAACTATGAGAATTATATTCCAgcagattcattcattcatgtggaAGATTATAACTCTCCCAGTGAACTAGCAAAATATCTGAAGGAAGTtgacaaaaacaataaattatacCTTAGTTACTTTAACTGGAGGAAGGATTTCACTGTCAATCTTCCACGATTTTGGGAATCACATGCATGCTTGGCTTGTGATCATGTAAAAAGGCATCAGGAATATAAATCTGTTGGTAATTTAGAGAAATGGTTTTGGAATTAA
- the Fut9 gene encoding 4-galactosyl-N-acetylglucosaminide 3-alpha-L-fucosyltransferase 9 isoform X2: protein MTSTSKGILRPFLIVCIILGCFMACLLIYIKPTNSWIFSPMESASSVLKMKNFFSTKTDYFNETTILVWVWPFGQTFDLTSCQAMFNIQGCHLTTDRSLYNKSHAVLIHHRDISWDLTNLPQQARPPFQKWIWMNLESPTHTPQKSGIEHLFNLTLTYRRDSDIQVPYGFLTVSTNPFVFEVPSKEKLVCWVVSNWNPEHARVKYYNELSKSIEIHTYGQAFGEYVNDKNLIPTISTCKFYLSFENSIHKDYITEKLYNAFLAGSVPVVLGPSRENYENYIPADSFIHVEDYNSPSELAKYLKEVDKNNKLYLSYFNWRKDFTVNLPRFWESHACLACDHVKRHQEYKSVGNLEKWFWN, encoded by the coding sequence ATGACATCAACATCCAAAGGAATTCTCCGCCCATTTTTAATTGTCTGCATTATCCTGGGCTGCTTCATGGCATGTCTGCTTATTTATATCAAGCCCACCAATAGCTGGATCTTCAGCCCAATGGAGTCTGCCAGCTcagtactgaaaatgaaaaatttcttttCCACAAAAACTGATTATTTTAATGAAACTACTATTCTGGTGTGGGTGTGGCCATTTGGGCAGACCTTTGACCTTACATCCTGCCAAGCAATGTTCAACATCCAAGGATGTCATCTCACAACAGACCGGTCACTGTACAACAAATCTCACGCGGTCCTGATACATCACCGAGATATCAGTTGGGATCTCACTAATTTACCCCAGCAGGCCAGGCCACCCTTCCAGAAATGGATTTGGATGAATTTGGAATCACCAACTCATACTCCCCAGAAGAGTGGCATTGAGCATTTGTTCAATCTGACTCTAACTTACCGCCGCGATTCGGATATCCAGGTGCCTTATGGCTTCTTGACGGTGAGCACAAACCCCTTCGTGTTTGAAGTGCCAAGCAAAGAGAAGTTGGTGTGCTGGGTTGTAAGTAACTGGAACCCTGAACATGCCAGAGTCAAGTATTACAATGAGCTAAGCAAGAGTATTGAAATCCATACCTATGGGCAAGCATTCGGAGAATATGTGAATGACAAAAATTTGATTCCTACCATATCTACTTgcaaattttatctttcttttgaaaactcaATCCACAAAGATTACATCACAGAAAAGCTTTACAATGCTTTTTTGGCTGGGTCAGTACCTGTTGTTTTGGGACCATCTAGGGAAAACTATGAGAATTATATTCCAgcagattcattcattcatgtggaAGATTATAACTCTCCCAGTGAACTAGCAAAATATCTGAAGGAAGTtgacaaaaacaataaattatacCTTAGTTACTTTAACTGGAGGAAGGATTTCACTGTCAATCTTCCACGATTTTGGGAATCACATGCATGCTTGGCTTGTGATCATGTAAAAAGGCATCAGGAATATAAATCTGTTGGTAATTTAGAGAAATGGTTTTGGAATTAA